Genomic segment of Nissabacter sp. SGAir0207:
GGTTGTAAGGAAAACAGAGTTTTTAAGAACGAATTTACAAACTGTTTTTGAAGTATTGAATTGGAGTTATGATGCGAATAAAGATTATAAGTTTGCAGGGTTTATCATTAACAGCAGTCGCATATTTGTCGGGCATTCATTTAATTCAATACCAGTAATTGATGAGAAAATACTTCAGGCATACTTCTCCTCAAATGAAATAAACCTGTTAACTGTGATTTCACAAAATAAGTCGAAATCTATTGCTTGGTACAGACTTTATAACAATATCAATGAATTGAAGGATAACTTCAGTAAATATATCGCAGCCCCACCACAATTGAATGCCAACACTAAAGATTATGAGTATAATGAAATAGTTTTCCCCCATATAAATAATGACTCTTATAAAATCTCAAAAAAATATCTTGTATTTAAATCACGTGGCCTGTTAGCTCCTATGGAACAAGAACATAGTTTCCCGGTGATCAAATCAGCAGATTACGATTTAGAGATCGAGACTATTAACGTGACACTTTGATTTTTCTAAATATATTGAATGTTATTGTAATGGCGATGTAATTAACAGAGTGTACCATCGCCATTTTCCCCTAGAAAAGCAATGTCCGCTTCTGGCACAAAGCAGACATGCTTCATCCGGCGTTTTGTCGTCGTCAGTTAACCCAATCTCTTTGTACCAGGCACGGCGGCCGCTCCAACTTTCTCGTATCATTTGTTGCCAGAACTGCACTGCAAAGAGGCATGCAAATGCTGTCGCATTTGTCGCCTTTAGGCTGGGAACACATCGATCTGATAGGCGATTATAGATGGAAAAGCAACCAAATACCGGCTTCTGGTAAGTTTCGTCGGCTGAGACCAGCTAAAGTCGAAAGGTCAAAAATAGCCTTAACGTACAATAATTTTCGATATCCAAACTGACCCCTATGAACAGTCTTTCAACGCGAACGAAGGACTTAGAGCAGGAATCGAAAGCGCAGCAGCAGACTATCGGCGAGATGCTGAAAGCCGCATTCAGCGAGCACGAGAAGTCTGTCAGAGCGGAACTGAACGAAAGCGAGAAGAGAATCAGCGCCGCCATCCTCGACCACGACCGGAAGCTGCCCTCAGCCATGAGCCAGCGCACGAAAGGCATGGTGCGCATGGTCAGCCAGACGTGACTGACCATCGTCCTGGTCTCCGCGCTGCTGATAGCATCGAGCACG
This window contains:
- a CDS encoding MbeB family mobilization protein, coding for MNSLSTRTKDLEQESKAQQQTIGEMLKAAFSEHEKSVRAELNESEKRISAAILDHDRKLPSAMSQRTKGMVRMVSQT